The stretch of DNA TCGAGGCGCTTTTCAGTGATCGAATTCGTGAAAGTGTCGCGCTGCATCTCCCCCGTGGCCAGTACCTCTCGCGCCGCACGAAGCATCGGCTCGCGACACGCGTCCGGCAATAACTGGCTCAACGGATGACCGTGATACCCAGCCACCAACGGGCTGATCATCCCCAACAGCTGGACTGCAAATTCATTTAGCAGATGGGTGCATTGGTTGTTGTCGATTGCCACCAGACCAAAGTTCGCGTTCCGGATTATTCCCTGGAGCAGCTCTTTTTCTGCAAAGAGTCGTTCGGTCCGGAAAGCCAGCTCGCGATGTTGCTCCGCAACTTCCGATTCAAGTTGCCGCCGTGCGATCACCAGGTCGCGCTCGATACACGCTTGCTGATAGGCTCGATCAACCAGCGTCAGTAGCTGATCGGGTGTAAACGGCTTTTCGAGAAATCCGAACGGACGAAGTCGTATTGCCTGCGAGACGGATTCATATTCCGCAAAGCCCGTGATGAATATCACCGGGATAGTGGAATCAACAGCGAGGATCTGTTCCGCGACCTCTACCCCCGAAAGTCCGGGCATCCGAATATCAGTGATGATCAACCCAAAGGCATTCGTGTGGATCAACTCGATCGCTTTTGCTCCATCACCGACCGATTCACATGAAAAGCCGGAGGCGATGATCGCTCGCTGCAGCAGATCACGTATCTCCTTTTCATCGTCGATGAGGAGAACCCGAAACGCCAGCTTTTGTCGCTGCTCTGCAGACATCATTCAGATAGCCACCCCTTTTTGGATAAAAAAGCATCAATCGGACCACATTACTTAAGGTCGACAAATCAAGCAATACCTTGACTTGATTCCATAGATTCAACAATCCACCTCGGCGGCGACGATAGAATAGTATTGAGGAGTGTGATTTTGCTGCCGCTCGCTAGAAAGTCGCCTGGCAAAATCCACTTTCTCTCGCTAAGGGATTGCCTGGCAATTTGATATGTCGAAGATTCTTTTTCTAAGATTTCGCCTGTTCCGTTCCGAAACATGGAGTAGCCCGGTAGATGTCGCGATTTCTTGTTCGCCGACTCAGGAAAGTCTGCCGGCCAGTCAAGCAAGCAAAAGGAGATGTCCATGAAACGGATCAATCTGCTGTCGGCCCTCGCCCTGCTGTTGGTTGCCGGTTCCCTGATGGCCGCCAACCCAAAGTCCAAGTCGGACTACAGTAATGGAAGTGCTTCGTCACCCACTATCCGCGCTTTCACCGGGCAGGTGCTCACCGGATATTATGCCGGTGTTGGTTTACACTGCAGTGGAACACTCAATCACTTTGCGGTAGGGTTTCCTTTCAGTGTACGGTTCGGTCTCGGTTACGCACGCGTAGCGACTGGCGATGCCGTCGCGGCTCGTCGCATTTTCATCGACAACAACACCAACGGCTCGCCGCGAGGCTGGGCTAAGTTGTGGGATACTCGACTTGATGTGCTTTATCCCGTGAAGATCGCCTCACTGCAATACTCCAATGTCTATGGCGGCGTGCGTCACGCCTATTATAACTCGCACTTCGAGTACATCGGCGGCAACGAGACGTTTGATGTTACCACCAATGCCTGGGGTCTTGGCGGCGGTCTGGAATCCTCATTCCCGGTCAGTCCGCGCGTTTCGATGTTGTTCACGGTCGGTGCGGATTATTATTTCCGGAGTGAACTCTCCGGCCATGACACCTATTACCGTCCGAACGGCGACGACCTGCATGCCAAGGAAGATTACACCTATGATGACGCCGATGCAGCGATCGCTCAGCCCGATGTTGAGGTGCGGCTGATGTTCGGTGTCTCGTACAAGTTTTAGTGCAGAGTCCTCGACAGCGTCTGGCCAGGTCCTCGGCCACGCTCCTCCATGCTTGTTCGTGTTAACCTGAACCGAAAGGGGCCGTTCAACCGGCCTCTTTCGTACCAATGGACGGGACTATGCAGAATATCATGAGACTGAATACGCGCGCAATGATGTGTGCTGCTTTGGTACTGACGGGATCTCTGCTGATTGGCGGTTGTGCCACCAGTGGACAGATCTGCACCAAGCCTCCGGTCGCCGCCGAAGAGTTGCAACTCGATAAGCAGCTCAGCAAAGAGATCATCGACGACCACATTTACTTCTCGAAAGAAGCCTCCAGTGGTGGTCGGTCGTTTGGCGGAGGCGGATGTGGGTGTAACTGATGCGCATCAAACCGATCAAACATGCGCTGGCGTCGCTCACCGCTGTGGTACTTGGTTCGACCGCGCTCACCACGCACGCCCAAAATCGCTCGGAAAGCTCCATCCTCTTCTATAGTGAAAAGGATCGGATCAAGGCGACCGAGGCGATGTTCAACCTGACCAGGCAGCTTAAGAATCAGTTTACTCTGAATCTGAATCTGACCTATGATGGTCTGACCGGAGCTTCGCCGACCGGCGGTTCTCCCTCAAAGTATCCGATGACCATTACCCGGTCATCGGGCGGCGGCCGCGTGGTGACTGCCGCAGGAGAGATCCCGATCGACAAGAGCTTCCAGGATACTCGCTTTTCCGGCGACATGGCGCTTTCGCGCAGATTCTGGGAGCGCACCACTTTTACCGTGGGATTGCACCTCTCCAGCGAACATGACTACAAGTCGACCGGTTTCAGCGGCGCCGTCTCTCAGGAATTCGATGGCGGCAAAACTGCCCTCAGCCTCTCCGGTTCGATCGCTCGGGACAATGTCTCCATGCTTGGTGGCATGCCGGAGCCGTTTACCGATATCACGGCAGAGGATGAAGATGATGGCGAGCGACGACTCGGACGAGATGGCCGTCGCAAGACCACCTATGACCTGGTCGCAGGGGTCACTCGCATTCTTGGCAAACGGACCATGCTCCGTTTTAACTATTCGCTATCGGATGCCTCCGGCTACCTGACCGATCCTTACAAGATCATCAGTGTGGTACAGCCAGTTGACTCCGCCGATCCGGGCGAACCAGTGCAGAACCTGCATGAAAAGCGTCCCGACCGAAGAACCGGCAACGCGCTCTTTGGTCAGCTACGCCACTCGATCTCTTTGGGAGTTCTCGATGCTTCCTATCGATACTTCTGGGATGATTGGGGAGTTGTTTCGCATACTACTACTTTTTCCCTGCGCCACGACTTTGGAAAATCCGGCGCGGTGAAACCGTCGATCCGATGGTACCAGCAGTCTCGTGCGGATTTCTCCCGCCCATTCCTGGTTCAGGGAGTGCCGTTACCGCAGTATGCTTCGGCCGACAGCCGTCTGGCCAAATTCTCAGGATTAACCTACGGACTTGGCTACGACCTGCCGATCTCGCTCGCCTCTACCCTGCAACTGTCGTTGGAGTGGTACTCGCAGAGCGGAGACCCAAGCCCGCCGGAAGCGTTCGGACCGCTGCAGGAGTTTGATCTCTTTCCCGACCTGAAAGCGTTTATGCTCCGCATCGGTTATGCCAAAGACTTTTGATCCTCGCAAGGCCCGACTTCAGTCGGGCCTTTTGCATGCCCACGTTTTAGCTGGATACGGGATATCGTTTGCGGAAGGTGATAATGCTGTTCCCCGATTCATGCCGGTAACCCAGCTGATCGGCGAACTTTCTGACCAGGTGGAGCCCCATTCCACCGTGGCGGCGTTTTTCTATCGGAACATCCAGATCCGGAAGTGAGACAGTAGTGATATCAAACAGCTCTGCATCGAAGTCGGTCATCTCAAGTTCAATCCACTCCTCGGTTTGCTCCAGAGTGATCCGAACCGGCTGATGACTCTTTGTGCTGTACTTCACAAGGTTGGTGAAAAGTTCTTCGGCGGCCACAGTCAGTGCAAACGCGGTCTGTTCGTCGAGTGCCCCTTGCCGGGCGAAATCGCCGACAAATCCAAACAGGTCATCGACCGACCCCGCCTCTTTGCGCAGCACACAGGTCATTTTCATGCCGCTATCCCGATACAAGACTGTGACATTCCATGATTATACTAGCCCCTCTGATTTCCCGCCAGACCGTTCTTTCAGCGAATCAGGTGGCCGCTTGACAGCCGCCGCGTCGTGCAGTACCTTCGCGCGACACCACATACCATTGATCCAACTCCCCGGGCAACACGAGAGGGAAATCGATTCCGGAAATGCTGCGCGAAACCTACAACGCCAAGCTGGTTTTAGAGGATGGCCGCCTCTTTCCCGGCAATCGCTTTGGCGCTCGAACCGATGCCATCGGCGAGGTCGTTTTTAATACCGCCATGTCCGGCTATCAGGAAATTCTCACCGACCCGTCTTATTCCGGCCAGATGGTGGTGATGACCGCCCCGCAGATCGGTAATTACGGGATCGCTCAGGATGATGCCGAATCCCGCCAGCTTTTCCTCTCTTCCCTGATCATCAAAGAACTGAGCCGCGTTGCCAGCAACTGGCGGTCGATCCAAACACTCGACGACCATCTGGCGGCTAACAATATCCCGGGGATAGAGGGGCTGGATACTCGCGCACTAGTTCGCCACCTCAGAACATTCGGCGCCATGCGCGGTGTCATTGCGAACATCACCGACGAAGATCGAGACCTGATCGCTCGCGCCCGCGCACATCCTTCCATGGCTGGAGTCGATCTTGCTTCCACAGTCACGCTTGGCCGACGGTACCAATGGGACAGTCAGGAGCTTCTGCTCAATGGTCACTGGCATCAGCAAGATCTCTTTTCAAATTCGATTCAATCATCGCTGCATGTGGTCGTCTATGACTATGGCGTTAAGTATAACATCCTTCGCTGTTTAACCCGGCTCGGCTGCAAAGTAACAGTCGTTCCAGCCTCCACTTCGGCAAACGACATATTGGACATTAAACCGGATGGCCTCCTGCTTTCGAATGGACCCGGCGACCCTGATCCATTGACCTATGCGACAGATAATATCAAAGCGATGCTTGGCCGACTGCCGATAGCCGGTATCTGTCTCGGGCATCAGCTGTTGGCTTTGGCCGCCGGTGGGAAAACGTACAAGCTAAAATTCGGACACCGCGGAAGCAATCATCCGGTGATCGACCATCGCACCGGCAAAGTCCAGATCACTGCCCATAACCACGGCTTTTCCGTTGATGCCGACTCGCTCCGGGATCGCACAGTTGATATCACGCACATCAATCTGAATGACCTGACAGTCGAAGGATTGTCTCTGCGAGATGTCCCGGCCATCGCCGTGCAATATCATCCCGAAGCCTCACCCGGACCGCACGACGCGTTTCCCTTCTTTGACAGTTTCATCGCACTCATGAAGCAATGGCAGGAGCCTCACAGCCATGCCTAAACGTACCGATTTGCACAAGATCCTCGTGATCGGATCCGGCCCGATCGTGATCGGACAGGCATGTGAGTTTGATTATTCCGGCACACAGGCTATCAAGGCGCTTCGCTCCGAAGGGATCGAAGTTATGCTGGTCAATTCCAACCCGGCCACCATTATGACCGACCCAGAGCTGGCCGACCGCACCTATATCGAACCGCTGACCGTTCCCTTCCTCGAAAAGATCATTCAGCGTGACCGTCCGGACGCCATTCTCCCAAGTGTGGGTGGCCAAACGGCGCTCAACCTCGCTCTTGCCCTGCATAAAGCCGGCATACTCGAGAAGTACAACGTCCAGTTGATCGGTGCATCTGCCGAGGCTATTCGCCTCGCCGAAGATAGAGAGCTCTTCAAGCAAGCGATGATCGAGATCGGTCTGGATGTCCCTCGTTCGTCGCTCGTCTCAAACCATGCACAGGCGAAAAGCTTCGCTAAACAGAACGGCTTTCCGATCATTGTCAGACCGAGTTTCACGCTTGGCGGGTCCGGCGGCGGCATTGCTTACAATCTGGAAGAACTCGATTCGATCGTCACTCGTGGCTTCGCCCTCTCTCCAGTCGGACAAGTGCTGGTCGAGGAATCACTGCTTGGCTGGAAAGAATACGAACTTGAAGTTATGCGCGACTGCCGCGATAACTTTGTGGTTATCTGCTCGATCGAGAACTTCGATTCAATGGGTGTCCATACCGGTGACTCTCTTACCGTGGCTCCCGCACAGACACTGACCGATAAGGAGTTTCAGCGGATGCGCGATGCCGCCGCCGCTATCCTCCGTCGTGTCGCCGTGGAAACCGGTGGTTCCAATGTTCAGTTTGGCGTCAATCCCCGCACGGGCCGACTGGTCGTGATCGAAATGAACCCCCGTGTTTCACGCTCCTCTGCACTCGCCTCCAAGGCGACCGGTTTTCCGATCGCCAAGATCGCCGCTAAACTGGCGATCGGTTATACCCTTGATGAGATCCCTAATGATATCACGCGCAAAACTCCTGCCGCGTTCGAACCGGCGATTGATTATGTAGTCACTAAGATTCCGAAATTTGCTTTCGAAAAATTCCCCGGCGCCGATGCATCACTTGGCATCCAGATGAAGTCTGTTGGCGAAGTGATGGCGATTGGCCGAACCTTCAAGGAGTCGCTCTTTAAGGCGCTTCGCTCGCTCGAGGCTATCAAGCCGTTTCGCCCCGGCGCAATGACGCGCGAGCAGTTCACCGCCGCCCTCGCCACCCCCAATGAAAACCGGCTACATTATATAGTACACGCGCTCGATGTCGGCTGGTCGGTTGACGAGGTCAACCGCCTCACGCAGATTGACCCCTGGTTTCTCGACCATGTCGCCCAGTTCGCGGAACTTCAGCGGCAGATCCGGGGTCGAAGCCTTGACTCGATTGAAAATACCGAGCTGAGTCTCGCCAAGAAATTCGGCTTCTCTGACCGCCGTATCGCCTATCTCACCAATTGCGACGAGGATCAGGTCCGTCAGCGACGCCACGATATCAATCTCCGCCCAGTCTTTAAACGAGTGGATACCTGCGCCGGTGAATTTGAGTCATTCACTCCGTATCTTTATTCAACCTATGAAACCGAGGATGAGTCTGAACCGACTGCCCGCAAGAAAGTAATGATCCTCGGTAGCGGCCCCAATCGTATCGGGCAGGGGATCGAATTCGACTACTGCTGTTGTCATGCATCATTTGCGCTCCGCGAAGCCGGTATCGAAAGCATCATGGTCAACTGCAACCCGGAAACGGTTTCGACCGATTACGACACAAGTGACCGGCTCTATTTCGAGCCGCTCACTCTCGAAGATGTACTTGAGATATATGACAAAGAGCGCCCCGATGGCGTGATCGTTCAATTCGGCGGACAGACACCGCTTCGACTCACGATGCCGCTTGCCAACGCCGGCATTCCGATACTCGGCACGCCGCCGGATTCAATCGATCTCGCCGAAGATCGTGAGCGATTTGCGGAATTCCTGAATAGGTTTAAGATCCGTCACCCGGATCATGCGATCGCGCGCACGATGGCCGAAGGTGATGCCGCCGCTCAAAAGCTCGGCTTCCCGCTTCTGGTCAGGCCGTCCTATGTCCTCGGCGGGCGTGGAATGGCGATCATCTATGGCATGGCGCAATTCCATGCCTATCTCGCCTCTGCCTTTGATGCCGCCCCCGGCCAGCCGATCCTGATCGACAAATTCCTGGAGGATGCCTACGAGTTTGATGTCGATGCTCTTTCCGATGGTAAGCAGTGCATTATCGCCGGGATCATGCAACATATCGAAGAGGCCGGCGTGCATAGCGGCGACTCAACCTCTGTTCTCCCTGCTTACATTAATGATGCCGCTCGCATGGAAGAGATTCGTCAGGTGACCCGTCAACTGGCTCGTGAACTCAAAGTGGTCGGCCTGATGAATATCCAGTACGCTGTCGCTGAGGGAGAACTGTATGTGCTGGAGGTTAACCCACGGGCCTCTCGCACTGTCCCGTTTGTCGCCAAGTCGACTGGTGTGCCGCTGGCCAAGATCGCTACTCGTCTGATGCTTGGACAGACACTCGCTGAGATCGGATTGACGCGTGACCTTGAAGTTGACCGCTTTTTCGTCAAATCGCCGGTCTTTCCATTTATCAAATTTCCCGGCGTCGATCCAAAGCTTTCCCCCGAGATGCGCTCAACCGGCGAGGTCCTGGGCATCGGCGACAATTTCGGCACCGCCTTCTACAAAGCACAACTTGCTGCCGGAATCAAACTACCGCATGACGGCAAACTGCTGATCAGCGTCAATGATCGGGACAAAAAGGGGATAGTCGCAATTGCCCGACGATTCGCCTCGCTCGGCTTTTCGATCGTCGCAACCGGTGGAACCGCCGGTTTCCTCCGCGATATGGGGGTAGCGGCAGAGTCCGTCCTCAAGGTCAGCGAAGGTCGACCTAACTGCGTTGATATCATCAAGTCCGGCGATATCGGACTCGTCATAAACACCCCACTGGGAGCAACTTCCGCCCAGGATGGCTGGTCGATCCGGACCGCTGCTATACAGAACGGCATCCCCTGCATCACCACCCTCTCCGGTGCCACCGCCTCGGTCGAGGCAATTGCCGCTTTCCAGGAGGCAAAAATTTCCGTAGCTTCCCTCCAGGAAATACATACGGCCGCGACCGCCGAAATCGGCAAATGACCGATTTATGAGCCGTTTCGGCGAAAGGACATTGTGACCACACCTACGCCAACTGGCTTCCATGGGCTGGGTATCGCCCCTGGTCTGCAACATGCTATCGCAAAACTGAAATTCACCGAACCAACCCCCATCCAACGCAAGTCGATCCCGATCGCCCTTGAGGGGAAAGATCTGATCGCCGTCGCCCAGACGGGAACCGGCAAAACGCTGGGATTCGGCATTCCGATGATCCAGCGGCTCGCTCAGCTAAAAGGCCGCGGCCTCATCCTCGTCCCGACACGCGAATTGGCGATCCAGGTGGATGAATCTCTGATGGCGGTTGGACGCTCCGTTGGTCTTCGCACGGCCGTGTTGATCGGCGGCGTTTCGGAAGTCACCCAGAAAAAAGCGCTCGAAAAACAGCCTCGCATAATTGTCGCCACACCTGGTCGACTGGTTGACCTGATGGAACAGCGAATCGTCAATCTGTCCAATATCGAGATACTCGTACTCGATGAGGCCGACCGGATGCTGGATATGGGCTTTGCCCCGCAACTTAACAAGATCATCCGCATGGTTCCCAAAGTGCGCCAGACCATGCTTTTCTCCGCGACCATGCCGCGCGAGATCGTTTCATTAGCGCAGCAACATATGAAGATCCCGATCCAGATCGAGATCGCCCCGACCGGATCGACTGCGGACAATGTCGAACAGGAAGTCTTCTTCATCGAGAAGGCCGCCAAAAGATATCTCCTTGAAGAACTGCTCAAGCAGTATCAGGGCTCGGTGCTGGTCTTCTCGCGAACTAAGCATGGCGCGAAGAAACTGACTCGCGACATTCGCGGTGCCGGCTTCTCGGCCGCTGAGATACACGCCAATCGTTCACTGGCACAACGACGCGAGGCGCTCGATGGATTCAAGTCCGGCAAGTATCGTGTCCTGATCGCGACGGATATCGCCGCTCGCGGGATCGATGTGATTGGAATTGAACTGGTCGTCAATTTTGATCTGCCGACCAACACTCAGGACTATGTCCACCGCATCGGACGGACAGCTCGCGCCGGACGAGCCGGGAGAGCTATCTCATTCGCCACTTTCGATCAGCGTGAAGATGTTCGGGAGATCGAACGATTGATCCGCTCTGCTTTGGCGGTCAAACAGGTGCCGGCACTTCCATTTGATCGCGCTCCCCGGACGCAGGTCAAATATGAGTCGGAAGTAAGAACCAAGCCGAAGTCTGAGGGTCCGGCCTTTGGCCGCGCGCCGCGTCGCCCCACCGACCGTGAAAAACGGAGAAAGCTGCGCTAGCCGCTTTCCCCTTACTTTATTGCCGCATCCCAGTTCAGCGTTACCAACGTTGAACTGGTGCTCTGATCCGACAACGGAATGTTCACCAGAAAACGCTGCCCATCCGCACTCACCGCGTACCGGTGCTGAATAAGTCCCGCTCCATTGATCCGTTGATTGAACAACTTCTTCGGGACGCCGGCCTCAAAAGATCCCTTGTCTGTCACCACTGGGACCGCCACAAAATCTCCGCTGTTGTCATAGTAGAAGAGCTCTTTGCCATCGGCTCTCCAAGACGGCGCAAATCCAATATTCGCGGTGATCTGCCACTTGCCGCCGGTTGGCGAGTTCTCCCTTACATAAATCTCAAAGCGTCCTGACTCGTTGCTCTGATAAGCAATATATCTGCCGTTGGGGGAAAATCTCGGTCTTCGTTCCTGGTGTGGCGTACTCGTAAACTCAGTGAACTTGCCACTATCACCTGCACTGAGCAGCCAGATGTCCCATTCCCCTGACTGTTGCCCCACTGCGATCGTGCGACCATCTCGCGACCAGTCGCTCGCACCTACATTCCCTCTGGTGGTAAACACAACGCGTGGTTCTCCGATACCATTCGCCTGTTGTTCCATCAGCTTGTACGTACCACCCGCATCATTGCTATACACGATCCTGTTCCCATCCGGGGACCATTTCGGCCAGACATCCGTGTCCGAGGAAAAGGTCAATCGAGTCGGAACCTCACGCACCAGATCGTACACCCAGATATCCTCAGCCTGACTTTGCTGATCGAATAATCCATAGGCCAGTCTCTTTTCATCCGGCGATAATTCAATATCGCGGTATGGCGCTGACGGGCCGATCGTATCGATCGGCTTTCCATCTCGGTTGAACCAGACCAATTTCCCGGCATCCGCAATCGAGCCAACCTGATACACCAATGTTCCGTTGTCGGCGACAGAAAACAGATATGCACCGAAAGCCTGGGCCACGCGCTCGGCTACCGGGACCGACTCGCCGACAATGTCCAATTTGTCCATCGAAAACGGCTGAGCCAAGAGCACGCCTTCCCGAATATGCAGAATGTACCCGGCCGCGCTGTAGTCGATTTGTGACGAAGTACGGAACAACTTCTTACCTTCCGAACCGTCGTTGGAACCAACACAGACCGTATAGATACCGCCGGATTGACTTGACGTGTCGATCTGAATCAGGTAGAGAAAGTGCTTTCCATCTGGCAGCGCACAGGGCCACGCATGCATCAGCTCCTTCTCGGTCTTGGAGAAAGTAGTCGCGGCGGTTGCGGTTCCGCCGCTCGCGGGTACCTTATGCAGTGAATCGCCGACATTATTATCAAAGATAATGTTCCCGTCTTTCCCCCATGTCCCGTCCGAGCCGGCTGCCTCGGTGATCAGTTGGGCGGGGCCACCGGTCACCGCCATCTTCTTCAATTGTCTACCGACAAAGAACGCCAAATATTTACTGTCCGGCGACCAGAAAGGACGGCCAGCCCCCTCGGTTCCGGGAAGCTGGTACAGATCCAGAGAATTCATCGGTCTGACCCAGATGGAGCGCACACTGTTCGAATCAAATGCCTGAACCGCCAGCATCTTCCCGTCGGGAGACAGCTTGAGCCAGTCAAAGCGCATCCCCGTGTAAG from bacterium encodes:
- a CDS encoding DEAD/DEAH box helicase, whose amino-acid sequence is MTTPTPTGFHGLGIAPGLQHAIAKLKFTEPTPIQRKSIPIALEGKDLIAVAQTGTGKTLGFGIPMIQRLAQLKGRGLILVPTRELAIQVDESLMAVGRSVGLRTAVLIGGVSEVTQKKALEKQPRIIVATPGRLVDLMEQRIVNLSNIEILVLDEADRMLDMGFAPQLNKIIRMVPKVRQTMLFSATMPREIVSLAQQHMKIPIQIEIAPTGSTADNVEQEVFFIEKAAKRYLLEELLKQYQGSVLVFSRTKHGAKKLTRDIRGAGFSAAEIHANRSLAQRREALDGFKSGKYRVLIATDIAARGIDVIGIELVVNFDLPTNTQDYVHRIGRTARAGRAGRAISFATFDQREDVREIERLIRSALAVKQVPALPFDRAPRTQVKYESEVRTKPKSEGPAFGRAPRRPTDREKRRKLR
- the carB gene encoding carbamoyl-phosphate synthase large subunit, whose protein sequence is MPKRTDLHKILVIGSGPIVIGQACEFDYSGTQAIKALRSEGIEVMLVNSNPATIMTDPELADRTYIEPLTVPFLEKIIQRDRPDAILPSVGGQTALNLALALHKAGILEKYNVQLIGASAEAIRLAEDRELFKQAMIEIGLDVPRSSLVSNHAQAKSFAKQNGFPIIVRPSFTLGGSGGGIAYNLEELDSIVTRGFALSPVGQVLVEESLLGWKEYELEVMRDCRDNFVVICSIENFDSMGVHTGDSLTVAPAQTLTDKEFQRMRDAAAAILRRVAVETGGSNVQFGVNPRTGRLVVIEMNPRVSRSSALASKATGFPIAKIAAKLAIGYTLDEIPNDITRKTPAAFEPAIDYVVTKIPKFAFEKFPGADASLGIQMKSVGEVMAIGRTFKESLFKALRSLEAIKPFRPGAMTREQFTAALATPNENRLHYIVHALDVGWSVDEVNRLTQIDPWFLDHVAQFAELQRQIRGRSLDSIENTELSLAKKFGFSDRRIAYLTNCDEDQVRQRRHDINLRPVFKRVDTCAGEFESFTPYLYSTYETEDESEPTARKKVMILGSGPNRIGQGIEFDYCCCHASFALREAGIESIMVNCNPETVSTDYDTSDRLYFEPLTLEDVLEIYDKERPDGVIVQFGGQTPLRLTMPLANAGIPILGTPPDSIDLAEDRERFAEFLNRFKIRHPDHAIARTMAEGDAAAQKLGFPLLVRPSYVLGGRGMAIIYGMAQFHAYLASAFDAAPGQPILIDKFLEDAYEFDVDALSDGKQCIIAGIMQHIEEAGVHSGDSTSVLPAYINDAARMEEIRQVTRQLARELKVVGLMNIQYAVAEGELYVLEVNPRASRTVPFVAKSTGVPLAKIATRLMLGQTLAEIGLTRDLEVDRFFVKSPVFPFIKFPGVDPKLSPEMRSTGEVLGIGDNFGTAFYKAQLAAGIKLPHDGKLLISVNDRDKKGIVAIARRFASLGFSIVATGGTAGFLRDMGVAAESVLKVSEGRPNCVDIIKSGDIGLVINTPLGATSAQDGWSIRTAAIQNGIPCITTLSGATASVEAIAAFQEAKISVASLQEIHTAATAEIGK
- a CDS encoding DUF4266 domain-containing protein; this translates as MRLNTRAMMCAALVLTGSLLIGGCATSGQICTKPPVAAEELQLDKQLSKEIIDDHIYFSKEASSGGRSFGGGGCGCN
- a CDS encoding DUF3570 domain-containing protein, with protein sequence MRIKPIKHALASLTAVVLGSTALTTHAQNRSESSILFYSEKDRIKATEAMFNLTRQLKNQFTLNLNLTYDGLTGASPTGGSPSKYPMTITRSSGGGRVVTAAGEIPIDKSFQDTRFSGDMALSRRFWERTTFTVGLHLSSEHDYKSTGFSGAVSQEFDGGKTALSLSGSIARDNVSMLGGMPEPFTDITAEDEDDGERRLGRDGRRKTTYDLVAGVTRILGKRTMLRFNYSLSDASGYLTDPYKIISVVQPVDSADPGEPVQNLHEKRPDRRTGNALFGQLRHSISLGVLDASYRYFWDDWGVVSHTTTFSLRHDFGKSGAVKPSIRWYQQSRADFSRPFLVQGVPLPQYASADSRLAKFSGLTYGLGYDLPISLASTLQLSLEWYSQSGDPSPPEAFGPLQEFDLFPDLKAFMLRIGYAKDF
- the carA gene encoding glutamine-hydrolyzing carbamoyl-phosphate synthase small subunit, with translation MLRETYNAKLVLEDGRLFPGNRFGARTDAIGEVVFNTAMSGYQEILTDPSYSGQMVVMTAPQIGNYGIAQDDAESRQLFLSSLIIKELSRVASNWRSIQTLDDHLAANNIPGIEGLDTRALVRHLRTFGAMRGVIANITDEDRDLIARARAHPSMAGVDLASTVTLGRRYQWDSQELLLNGHWHQQDLFSNSIQSSLHVVVYDYGVKYNILRCLTRLGCKVTVVPASTSANDILDIKPDGLLLSNGPGDPDPLTYATDNIKAMLGRLPIAGICLGHQLLALAAGGKTYKLKFGHRGSNHPVIDHRTGKVQITAHNHGFSVDADSLRDRTVDITHINLNDLTVEGLSLRDVPAIAVQYHPEASPGPHDAFPFFDSFIALMKQWQEPHSHA
- a CDS encoding ATP-binding protein — protein: MKMTCVLRKEAGSVDDLFGFVGDFARQGALDEQTAFALTVAAEELFTNLVKYSTKSHQPVRITLEQTEEWIELEMTDFDAELFDITTVSLPDLDVPIEKRRHGGMGLHLVRKFADQLGYRHESGNSIITFRKRYPVSS
- a CDS encoding protein kinase codes for the protein MSELLGKKLGPYEVQSALGAGGMGEVYLAKDTRIDRIVAIKVLPSQTAATPELRQRFDREARAISSLNHPNICALYDIGQQDGIDYLVMEYLEGESLSKVLEKGPMQTAELLKIAMQIADALDKAHKQGLVHRDLKPANIIITKNGAKLLDFGLAKFQTTGAVTNLSMTRTSSPLTTEGTIVGTFQYMSPEQLEGKEADARSDLFSFGVVLYEMATGKRPFEGKSQASLIASIMKEEPRPISAIQPMAPPTLERVVTQCLAKEPDDRWQSAGDLKRELNWITSGGSQIGIPAPVVAQRRRRLHASWIVAAVAIVSALGLLGMRLMQKEPEKEVHRFTIERPYTGMRFDWLKLSPDGKMLAVQAFDSNSVRSIWVRPMNSLDLYQLPGTEGAGRPFWSPDSKYLAFFVGRQLKKMAVTGGPAQLITEAAGSDGTWGKDGNIIFDNNVGDSLHKVPASGGTATAATTFSKTEKELMHAWPCALPDGKHFLYLIQIDTSSQSGGIYTVCVGSNDGSEGKKLFRTSSQIDYSAAGYILHIREGVLLAQPFSMDKLDIVGESVPVAERVAQAFGAYLFSVADNGTLVYQVGSIADAGKLVWFNRDGKPIDTIGPSAPYRDIELSPDEKRLAYGLFDQQSQAEDIWVYDLVREVPTRLTFSSDTDVWPKWSPDGNRIVYSNDAGGTYKLMEQQANGIGEPRVVFTTRGNVGASDWSRDGRTIAVGQQSGEWDIWLLSAGDSGKFTEFTSTPHQERRPRFSPNGRYIAYQSNESGRFEIYVRENSPTGGKWQITANIGFAPSWRADGKELFYYDNSGDFVAVPVVTDKGSFEAGVPKKLFNQRINGAGLIQHRYAVSADGQRFLVNIPLSDQSTSSTLVTLNWDAAIK